The region ATGTGGAAGTAGACCACGTTCCCGATCACTAAATTGGCACCACCTGGACCGGTCCCCAATCCGATCGCGGAGTGCAAAGTACACTCCATCGTCGCGATAGATTCCTTGACCCGTGGAACATCGATTTTGACGCAAGCATCCGGAGTCACGCCGACTAGTTCGAATTCACTAATCTCGGCTGCAACCGGATCGGCAGATTGGTGCATCGGCCGAGCGGTTTCTTCGGTGACGATATTGACTGCGAATTGCCCGGTTTGCTGAATGTTTTTAAGCGTGTCTTTGGGCGATCCGTCAGGGTTGTTTGCCGGCGCGAAGCAAAGTGTTGGAGGGTTCGCACCGATTCCACTGAAGAAAGAAAATGGAGCGACGTTGTGGATGCCTTCGGACGATTTTGTCGAGACCCACGCGATTGGGCGTGGTGTGATCATCTGCACCATCCGCAAGTAGATCTCTTGAACAGACAGATTCGCAACGTCGAATTCCATTTCGATCAGTTCCCTTGTAGAAGTCCGACCATTGTGTCTTGCATCGGCTTTGACGCAGTGACACAGAATTTTGGTAACCAGTCGTCCAGTTCCGATCCGTCGTAGGCCGTCAGTTGTGCGCCCGCTTCACGCGCGATCACAGTGCCCGCTGCGGAATCCCACGCGCAGACATTGGTCGCCCAATACCCATCCAAACGACCTGCGGCGACGTAGCACATATTTAATGCACATGACCCCAAGCGACGCAGTGAGCGGCAACGCTCAAGAACTTTCACAAACCGAACGACTTCGGGTGAGTCGCCTTTGACACCGGCTGGAAAGCTGCATGCGACTAAAGCTTGTGAAAGATCGGTGCAATCGCTGACGTGAATCGGTTCACCATTAAGATGGGCACCCTGCCCGTCGACGGCTGAGTAAAGCTCGTTGGAAACTGGGTCCAGGATCACACCTAAGCGCATTTTGCCGTTGTGGTACAAACCGATCGAGACGGCAAATGACTGCAGTCGATGGACGTAGTTAACGGTGCCGTCTAACGGATCGACAACCCAGCACGGCGGTGCTTCGGGGGAGCCCTGGCGAACGGCTTCTGGTGGATCGTTCTCGCCTTCTTCTTCACCGACAAAGGCGTAGCCTTCGAAAGCGTCCATCAATATCGAGCGGATCGCTTTTTGGGACGCCAGGTCCGCATCGGTGACCAAGTCTTTGGGAGCTTTTTCAGAAACGGTGCGGCTGCCCCATCGGCTTAACAGTTCTGCAGCCCCGGCCCGGGCGGCTTCGATGGCAACGTCGAGGTGTTGTTGATTCACGGTTCAATTTCAAGTCGTCGAAGTTCTTCTAGCCATAAACGAATGTCATTGTTGTACTCGGTAGCCATGTCGCCGATAACCAGTTGACGGTGAAAAGCTGCGGCTCCGGTATCGACATGCTCGGCCGCTTCGGCGTTGGGGAACCGGCGTGTCGGGTCTGGAGAGATCAGACCGAGCAGAAACTGCATCAACAATTCGTTGCGACAAACTTCGCTAGGCAGGACTTCGCGTAGGCGACTAGGCAATTCGATCTTTGCGTTGATCAAATCACGTAGGTTT is a window of Stieleria sp. JC731 DNA encoding:
- a CDS encoding inositol monophosphatase family protein yields the protein MNQQHLDVAIEAARAGAAELLSRWGSRTVSEKAPKDLVTDADLASQKAIRSILMDAFEGYAFVGEEEGENDPPEAVRQGSPEAPPCWVVDPLDGTVNYVHRLQSFAVSIGLYHNGKMRLGVILDPVSNELYSAVDGQGAHLNGEPIHVSDCTDLSQALVACSFPAGVKGDSPEVVRFVKVLERCRSLRRLGSCALNMCYVAAGRLDGYWATNVCAWDSAAGTVIAREAGAQLTAYDGSELDDWLPKFCVTASKPMQDTMVGLLQGN
- a CDS encoding flavin reductase family protein — encoded protein: MEFDVANLSVQEIYLRMVQMITPRPIAWVSTKSSEGIHNVAPFSFFSGIGANPPTLCFAPANNPDGSPKDTLKNIQQTGQFAVNIVTEETARPMHQSADPVAAEISEFELVGVTPDACVKIDVPRVKESIATMECTLHSAIGLGTGPGGANLVIGNVVYFHINDDLVDERVLQTIGRVGRRHYSKVDDTFQL